In one Bacillus thuringiensis genomic region, the following are encoded:
- the phaC gene encoding class III poly(R)-hydroxyalkanoic acid synthase subunit PhaC has translation MTTFATEWEKQLELYPEEYRKAYRRVKRASEILLREPEPQVGLTPKEVIWTKNKTKLYRYIPKQEKTQRVPILLIYALINKPYIMDLTPGNSLVEYLVDRGFDVYMLDWGTFGLEDSHLKFDDFVFDYIAKAVKKVMRTAKSDEISLLGYCMGGTLTSIYAALHPHMPIRNLIFMTSPFDFSETGLYGPLLDEKYFNLDKAVDTFGNIPPEMIDFGNKMLKPITNFVGPYVALVDRSENERFVESWRLVQKWVGDGIPFPGESYRQWIRDFYQNNKLVKGELVIRGQKVDLANIKANVLNISGKRDHIALPCQVEALLDHISSTDKQYVCLPTGHMSIVYGGTAVKQTYPTIGNWLEERSN, from the coding sequence ATGACTACATTCGCAACAGAATGGGAAAAGCAATTAGAGCTATACCCAGAAGAGTACCGAAAAGCGTACCGCCGAGTGAAAAGGGCGAGTGAAATTTTATTACGTGAACCAGAGCCGCAAGTAGGATTAACGCCGAAAGAGGTTATTTGGACGAAGAATAAGACGAAGCTTTATCGCTACATTCCAAAACAAGAAAAAACACAAAGAGTTCCAATTCTATTAATATATGCTCTTATTAATAAACCATATATTATGGATTTAACTCCTGGAAATAGTTTAGTGGAATATCTAGTGGATCGTGGTTTTGATGTGTATATGCTTGATTGGGGCACATTTGGTTTAGAAGATAGTCATTTGAAATTTGATGATTTCGTGTTTGATTATATTGCAAAAGCAGTAAAAAAAGTAATGCGAACTGCAAAATCGGACGAGATTTCTTTACTTGGTTATTGCATGGGTGGAACGCTAACTTCTATTTATGCAGCACTTCATCCGCACATGCCAATTCGTAATTTGATTTTCATGACAAGTCCTTTTGATTTCTCTGAAACAGGATTGTATGGTCCTTTATTAGATGAGAAATATTTCAATTTAGATAAAGCCGTTGATACATTTGGAAATATTCCGCCAGAAATGATTGATTTCGGAAACAAAATGTTAAAGCCAATTACGAACTTTGTTGGTCCATATGTTGCTTTAGTAGATCGTTCAGAGAATGAGCGCTTCGTCGAAAGCTGGAGATTGGTTCAAAAGTGGGTTGGTGATGGTATTCCGTTCCCAGGTGAATCATACAGACAGTGGATTCGTGATTTTTATCAAAATAATAAATTGGTTAAGGGTGAACTCGTTATTCGCGGACAAAAGGTAGACCTTGCAAATATTAAGGCGAATGTCTTAAATATTTCCGGGAAACGTGATCATATCGCTTTGCCATGTCAAGTAGAAGCATTACTAGATCATATTTCTAGCACAGATAAACAATATGTATGTTTACCAACAGGGCATATGTCTATCGTTTACGGTGGAACAGCTGTAAAACAAACATATCCGACGATTGGAAATTGGCTTGAAGAGCGTTCTAATTAA
- the phaR gene encoding polyhydroxyalkanoic acid synthase subunit PhaR — translation MIDQKFDPLQAWKNAYEQTETFWGKALNETIKTEEYSAWMGSVLDLNLFYQKALNDTTKNYLEQVNVPTKEDIARVATLVINLENKVDNIEEFLEEKVDSLGQAPTLKRDVTKVKQDIRTLETKVDQIVELLEKQNAVLAKLQVPVKEEVKPANKPENKK, via the coding sequence GTGATTGATCAAAAATTCGATCCACTACAAGCATGGAAAAATGCTTATGAACAAACCGAAACATTTTGGGGAAAAGCGCTCAATGAAACAATTAAAACAGAAGAATATTCTGCTTGGATGGGCAGCGTTCTAGATTTGAATTTGTTTTATCAAAAAGCATTAAATGATACGACAAAAAACTATTTAGAACAAGTAAATGTGCCGACGAAAGAAGATATCGCAAGAGTGGCTACGCTTGTTATTAACTTAGAAAATAAAGTAGATAACATTGAGGAGTTTCTAGAAGAGAAAGTAGATTCTTTAGGACAAGCTCCTACATTAAAGCGTGATGTGACGAAAGTAAAACAAGATATTCGTACGCTTGAAACAAAAGTAGATCAAATTGTAGAATTGCTAGAAAAGCAAAATGCAGTACTAGCTAAACTACAAGTACCTGTAAAAGAAGAGGTAAAGCCTGCGAATAAACCAGAAAATAAAAAATGA
- the phaQ gene encoding poly-beta-hydroxybutyrate-responsive repressor, producing MLQNEPEQRESLESNQAKQPNSMPKNFLVPFLLLCLKDWSLHGYKLIQMLMDIGFSSVDQGNVYRTLRKLEKENLISSTWDTSDGGPAKRIYSLTEYGEQYLTTCATSFEHYQNMLRTFFTLYTNAFFPFSTSPEKDEKDSSSSPGGTAE from the coding sequence ATGCTACAAAATGAACCAGAACAACGCGAAAGTTTGGAGAGCAACCAAGCGAAACAACCAAACTCCATGCCAAAAAACTTCTTAGTTCCCTTCTTACTTCTCTGTCTAAAAGACTGGAGTCTTCATGGTTACAAACTTATTCAAATGCTAATGGATATCGGCTTTTCTTCTGTTGACCAAGGTAATGTTTATAGAACACTACGCAAATTAGAAAAAGAAAACCTTATTTCTTCTACTTGGGATACAAGCGATGGAGGGCCGGCAAAAAGAATTTATTCTTTAACTGAATATGGAGAGCAATATTTAACAACATGTGCGACTTCTTTTGAACATTATCAAAATATGTTGCGAACGTTTTTCACGTTATACACCAATGCATTCTTTCCATTTTCTACTTCTCCAGAAAAGGATGAAAAGGATTCTTCATCTTCACCTGGTGGTACAGCAGAGTAA
- the phaP gene encoding polyhydroxyalkanoic acid inclusion protein PhaP, whose product METKPYELVDAFWKNWSQSLSLFSSAGKQLEQLTLETLKQQQDALHKLTSGVDELEKELQQLTAQFNNQYTDYVKQLTGNSLNDQINEWQDKWKELSAHMHQLTVSPTKTSLSILTQTSGQFEETTKQFIEQQQLQREEAQKQLEGFLEEFKSKQLELAKKFEENSKNLFTSIK is encoded by the coding sequence ATGGAAACTAAACCATACGAATTAGTCGATGCATTTTGGAAAAACTGGTCTCAATCACTTTCTCTTTTCTCTTCAGCTGGAAAACAGTTAGAGCAACTTACTTTAGAAACATTAAAACAACAACAAGACGCTTTGCATAAATTAACATCAGGAGTAGATGAACTAGAAAAAGAACTGCAACAACTCACTGCTCAGTTCAATAATCAATATACAGATTACGTGAAACAATTAACTGGAAACTCCTTAAATGATCAAATTAACGAATGGCAAGACAAGTGGAAGGAACTTTCTGCTCATATGCATCAGCTTACCGTTTCTCCTACAAAAACTTCTTTGTCAATTCTTACACAAACAAGCGGTCAATTTGAAGAAACAACAAAACAATTTATTGAGCAACAACAATTACAACGTGAAGAGGCTCAAAAACAGTTAGAGGGTTTTTTGGAAGAGTTCAAGTCAAAACAGTTGGAACTCGCAAAAAAGTTCGAGGAAAACTCAAAAAATCTATTTACTTCCATCAAGTAA
- a CDS encoding acetoacetyl-CoA reductase, which yields MVQLNGKVAIVTGGAKGIGKAITVALAQEGAKVVINYNSSKEAAENLVNELGKDGHDVYAVQADVSKVEDANRLVEEAVNHFGKVDILVNNAGITRDRTFKKLNREDWERVIDVNLSSVFNTTSAVLPYITEAEEGRIISISSIIGQAGGFGQTNYSAAKAGMLGFTKSLALELAKTNVTVNAICPGFIDTEMVAEVPEEVRQKIVAKIPKKRFGQADEIAKGVVYLCRDGAYITGQQLNINGGLYM from the coding sequence ATGGTTCAATTAAATGGAAAAGTAGCAATCGTAACAGGTGGAGCAAAAGGAATTGGAAAAGCAATTACAGTAGCATTAGCACAAGAGGGAGCGAAAGTAGTTATTAACTATAATAGCAGTAAAGAAGCAGCTGAAAATTTAGTAAATGAATTAGGAAAAGACGGGCATGACGTTTATGCAGTGCAAGCGGATGTTTCTAAAGTAGAAGATGCAAACCGACTTGTAGAAGAAGCTGTGAATCATTTTGGTAAAGTTGATATTCTTGTTAATAATGCTGGTATTACAAGAGATCGTACATTCAAAAAGTTAAATCGTGAAGATTGGGAGCGCGTAATTGACGTGAATTTAAGCAGCGTATTTAATACGACAAGCGCGGTTCTTCCATACATAACGGAAGCGGAAGAAGGAAGAATTATTAGCATTTCTTCTATTATTGGTCAAGCAGGTGGATTTGGCCAAACAAACTACTCAGCAGCAAAAGCGGGTATGTTAGGATTTACAAAATCATTAGCGTTAGAACTTGCAAAAACAAATGTCACTGTAAACGCTATTTGCCCAGGATTTATTGATACTGAAATGGTAGCAGAAGTACCAGAAGAAGTACGTCAAAAAATTGTTGCAAAAATCCCGAAAAAACGTTTTGGTCAAGCTGATGAAATTGCAAAAGGTGTAGTATACCTATGCCGTGATGGTGCGTATATCACAGGTCAACAATTAAACATTAACGGCGGATTATATATGTAA
- a CDS encoding alpha/beta-type small acid-soluble spore protein, giving the protein MVKTNKLLVPGAEQALEQFKYEIAQEFGVSLGSNTASRSNGSVGGEVTKRLVALAQQQLRG; this is encoded by the coding sequence ATGGTAAAAACAAACAAATTATTAGTTCCAGGTGCAGAACAAGCGCTTGAACAATTTAAATATGAAATTGCACAAGAATTTGGTGTAAGCTTAGGATCTAATACAGCATCTCGTTCTAACGGTTCAGTTGGCGGTGAAGTAACAAAACGTCTTGTTGCTTTAGCTCAACAACAACTACGTGGATAA
- a CDS encoding MaoC family dehydratase, with the protein MNPFQEAQTVPELRYDEIQVGDQASLTKTITDEDVINFAKLTGDVNPIHILDSFAKTTMFKERIAHGMLVSSFISTILGTKLPGKNTIYLSQNVSFRAPVKIGDTLRVVAEVIKKRDDKKIITLQTNIYNQSDDIVVEGTATILKKE; encoded by the coding sequence ATGAATCCATTTCAAGAAGCACAAACTGTTCCGGAGCTTCGCTATGATGAGATTCAAGTCGGTGATCAAGCATCCCTTACAAAAACAATTACAGATGAAGATGTTATCAATTTTGCAAAATTGACTGGAGATGTGAATCCTATTCACATTTTAGATTCTTTTGCAAAAACGACAATGTTTAAAGAACGTATTGCTCACGGAATGCTCGTCTCGAGTTTTATTTCTACCATCCTTGGAACGAAACTCCCAGGCAAAAATACGATTTATTTATCCCAAAATGTTTCATTCCGTGCCCCTGTCAAAATCGGTGATACACTTCGCGTTGTGGCAGAGGTTATTAAGAAGCGTGACGATAAAAAAATCATTACGTTGCAAACAAACATATATAATCAATCAGATGATATTGTCGTGGAAGGAACAGCGACAATACTAAAAAAAGAGTAG